The following nucleotide sequence is from Mangifera indica cultivar Alphonso chromosome 1, CATAS_Mindica_2.1, whole genome shotgun sequence.
ACGAGAAATACGTAAGCCTGCTCGATTTGCTGATATGGTGGCCTATGCACTTCCAattgtagatgatgatattTCTTCCACTTATAAAGAAGCAGTCAAAAGTCTAGAAGCTGAAAAGTGGAAGAAAGCCATGGATGAGGAATTACAATCCCTTCAGAAGAATGAAACTTGGCAATTAGTTCAATTGCCAGAGAACAAGAAGACAATTGAGTGCAAGTGGGTGTATGCAAGAAAAGATGGGTTTCCTAACAAAGAAGATATTCGCTACAAGGCAAGGTTGGTAGCAAAAGGCTATGCTCAAAAGGAAGGGATTGATGAGGTATTTTCTCCAGTTGTTAAGCATTcctctattagaattttgttggccTTGGTAGCATAATTGAATCTTGAACTAGTTCAACTTGATATGAAAACTGTATTTCTACATGGTAATTTGGAAGAGGAAATCTACATGACTCAGTTTGAAGGATTTAAGGTTGCTGATAAAGAGAATTGGGTTTGCAAATTGAAGAGATCGCTTTATGGACTGAAACAGTCACCAAGACAATGGTACATGCgatttgatcaatttatgaTGGAGCATAGGTACACAAGAAGCAAGtatgataattgtgtatattttcgcAGGCTACAAGatgagtttttcatttatctattattgtatgttgagACTGCTGAGAATCCTATAGATATGATGACTAAGGTGGTAACAAcgatcaagttcaatcattgtttgaacttgatcaaTATCCTGCAAGCTTAAATTGCGCCGAAAGGCGCATTTGAAGTCATCGCTGAAGAAGAAAGTATAAAGGAAATTTGGTGGGACTCGCTAAATCGCCAAGGTGGAGATTGTTGAAATAAGTGGCTCTTTATGTCgcacatctattaatttaatctctttgtattttactaaaggctataaatagagattttaattttagttcaaaatcatccctaagacagttgtagtcaaacacaattgtatcgagagaatcctattatttagggatctctaatagtttatttttcctttgtaactattctttgaagatagtgaaagtagtcagcgGCGCCGAGGACGTAGGTACATTTATCGAACCTCGTAAATTCctgtgttctctttcttttatttttctgcattttattttctgctttaattatttattatattcaatggTATAGAAGTTGTGTTTTGTATTTCCGCTGCACAACAATGGCAACCTAGTTATACTATATATTTAAGCTCTAAAACCCTTCTCTAGCTAGCAAGGTAGCATAATTTATAgcaaacttaattaaatttatataataaaaatgtaaaaaaattttgacaaatgagatgagaatgagaatgcatACTTACATGTGGGTACTATCTGGGATATCTATCAAACTTCCTGATCTTTTCCTGGATTCGGAGAAATTTAGTATGTATTTTCAAGTAAAgataaacaatgaaaaaaaaaaaaaagcaaaataaagtaATTGCATACTCATAGTGTCTCGATGGCCGACTGCTTCTGGTCTCTTACaagaagtattttttttttttcttaggaaTTAGGATATTATGAACTAGTAAACCAATTTTGACCCTTAAATAGAATTTCCCTTTCCTCTACAAGTAGTGCTAAACAAGTAtaaattcttttgttttattaactCGAGATGTTTAAAACCTAGGCAGCCATTAATTTTATCTGTCCAAGTCAAAAGCTGAAGTATTCCCCGACATAATGacttataattatatttgtttattaaaagaaaaggataaaaaaataaaataaataaaacatttccaTGGATATTCAGTTAGTTCGATctggtaatatatatatatatatatatatatatataaagcaccAAAAAAAGCTTCAGCATTGATTTTGAcgcattgaaaagaaaaagaaaagatgcatatgatatatatttctaagctggccaaatgactatttcccacccaagatttggtgcaaattcaatttctcatatgttagttattaaaaatctaaaaactcaCCCAattgttaaatttcactattattgttaggggtaaaattgttatttattaaaatatttaaaaaactaaaaatttatcacactTTTtcctctaagtttaaaaattaacaaattttttccacccaaggtttgaaaaatcaatatttcccTTTAAAGTTTTTCCAACCACCATTACAAGAGATCGAAGACGGCAACGACGATATTTTGCCTCTCTCTTGACTTCTCTTTTAGTTGCGCTTCATTTTCAatcatcatctttcaatgaaGATGAATTGTTCGTCTCCAGACAAAGATGTAATTTGTTTTCATCTGAGAGACTTGTCTTTGTTAGGACGAAAACGAATCGCGTCTTCATCTGGAGACCAAAAATAGTCTTTGTCAACTGGTTTCCTCAGTCAGTGACAGTCGAAAATGAAACAGGATTGAGGGAGAAGCTAGGAGGGAGGGAGAACGTCATCATCTCTAACTGTTGACAACGTGCTAGAAAAACTTTAGGggaaaaatgtaagtttttcaaattttgggtgggggaagttagtttttaaatttggagggtggaaatgtgataaatttttaatttttttaaatatttttgttaaataataattttatctttaataataacagtaaaatttaatagataggtatgtatttgaattttcaatagttaacgGATGAAAAGtgagtttgcaccaaaccttgggtgggacctTGTCACTTGGCCTTTTAAGTTCTGCGTTCATCGCATAAAGCACAAAGTAACCCTTAGTTTATGCCtaaccaaaaaattattataatgtgTCACGTTATACATGATGATCACGGAAATGCCAATGAATTCTTAACCTTTGTCTTAAGCAATCTATTGACAAAGCATGCATGGGCCACACGTAGCTTTTATTTCCCcggatatttaaataatttaccaTTTCGCTAGCACCGAAATAGGCAATTATCTTTGAATGGGTTTTTGGGAGAGTAGCCAAGATCTTGAAGTGCTAGTTAGCTTTTGAATTTGTAACGAAGTAACAAAAATATCTCttctagaaaaattaaaaattacttacaCAACAcactaaaattttaactaatttatttaCTTAGATTTCCAAATGTGTAGTGTGCTTATTAACTTCCATTTGTAATGtataatgtgatttttttattttttaatttggatttagaatgtgaaattgtaatttttgttattaatataagtataattttatggGATATCAATTAAGATAATCACAAATTAGGGTCTGTTTAAATATAACCAATTGGTTGGGTTTTATACTCACATAGTCATTAGTTTCATGTAGGACAAAATTAGCACATGTGGTTAGGGCGTCTACCTATTTTACAGCCTAGTCTggttgaaaaaacaaaataagcaCAGTAAAGTGTTTGTGATAAAAAAGAATAACCATGCTTTCATAAGAAGTTAAGAATATGATTAGTGTATTTAATCATCTTAGGATGGGTCAAGAGAagagttttattaactttagTTTGCAAAAATATGCAAATTAAAAAGATCTGATTTggtctaatttatttatttatgtcataatgtatttgcatatttattatttttatgagaaCATGATTCAAGTGTTTGTGTATTGACACATTTTGCACGTACGtttataaagtttaatcaatgcttaattaaaagtttggatttcttttatatttggtatgttatgattttttttaattacatgattTGTAAAGTAAGCTAGCGTGGTTTAGGGCTAGACTCGAACTGAGTCAGCTCGAGCTTGGTTTGAACAAGCCCGAAATGAATCAACCCTAGCCGAGCTTGATCAAACTCGAGCTACTCactaaattttctaattaaaaaatttgatataaaacaacgtcgttttgactaatatgtattaaaacgacatcgttttaataacgaacaACAAGTCGAACcgaatttgaatcgagtttgagcttagttTTCACGAGTTCaacgagctcaagcttgaactcaagCTCGGCTATATGTAaaccaagccgagctcgagctcgactcgactcgaatccagctATAGTGTGGTTCTCTTTGaattagacacgtcaattgggtcgAGCCAAATGGAGGTCTGGCTCGAAGCACAAAAAAAAGCCCGGGCATGATAAAACTTGGCACGACGCTATAGAGTGTTAGGCCAGGTCCATGGACCTATCAAGTCGGGCTTAAGACTTTAATATTAGACCCATGGGTTAACCCGACCTGACCTGACTTGACACtgttcataaaataaaaataaatttttttattttttttcttgcttctaCCATTTTGCCACTTAGCAGAAGTTGCTTCTACCAAATGATAGAAGTcgttgcttaatttttttttttaaatttttaattaatttattttttctctataaaaacctattcaatttttcattttcacttttaattacaattacaaatttctcaaactctcaatcttaattattttattatatttttaatcttattttattttaattttatcattacaaaatattacaaatgaatccaatgtcaaatgaattcaatccatttgaatattatcatgttagtgctgatgatattattgatgatgcacaaggtggaATAGATGGAACACCAACGGGTGAAAGTGGTACAGGTACAGGTTCGCATTATtcaatagagagaaaaagaaaacaaacgttAATGGTATGAGAGCACTTCGatagaatagaggaaacaataaaCGAAAAATTAATTCATCGAGCAGTATGTAAACATTAtggttcttgtttaacatgtgtAAGCACAAGTGGGACGAGACATCTTTGCCAacatgttactgattactgtaaaaaaatttcacgtgagcttagaggacaaaaacaaattgcattcaccagatCGCGATCCATTGGTCCAGGTGCCACTTCAGTAGGAGGTCTAAGCGGTttcgaaaaaaattaaaaatagatattagaactagatgaaattcaacatatctcatattGAAAGCATATGAAaggtatgaagttcctataacatgatacttcaatacccaactAAAAGATTTGCaagatcctatttttttttacagatcaagattgggaaatagctatggctttaatgaacttgttagagccattgaagACAGTCATAGATCATTGCTCAAGTGTATATTATCCaacaacttgttctataatatatattatggtagaaataagtgatatttttaaagaatataggTATCATCACTCTCAtcatactttttaaaatatatgtatgcaaatagaacaaaaattttaaaaatattggagtgaaattcttttactttattttgcagctactattttagatattagggcaaaaactaatggattacaaaatttatttgatgttgttaataaaaatttgtcaattaatagcaatataaattatgttgaatatgtttaagattttttacttgatatgtatagtatttatgaacaaaaatatggaaaaactggACAAAATTCTACACCAGATGTAagttcaggtaaaaaaaagtcacgcatatAGTCTCTGTTGTGTAAAGGTAAACAAACTGATagtcaaaatataaattatagtcaattttataattatatcaatattgaccattatcctgaaattgttcaaagatataatgctgaaaaactaAATGTTTTGGCATGATGGAAAGACAAGACAGAAACTTTTCCTGTGCTTGTAGCCATGGCCTGAGATCTACTAATACCTCTGATGTCAACTGTAGCATCAAAATACGCTTTTAGTACATGTGGATGCGTGCTAGATGATAGACGATCTAATTTACATTCAAATATGTCGAAGTGATAATGTGTATGAAGGATTGGGTTAAAGCTGATTTCAAATTACAGAATCATGTGGCAGAAGatgtttttgaagaattcagagatttagatgtagaagatgagtagataaatgttatataatagatatattttatttatgttttataatttatacaatatgtaaattaatttatttgtactatgttatcaatttataatatttttcatcggccaaacgactatttcccacccaaggtttgatgttttctcaaatgtaccccctttaactatagaaacaccaaacactcacccatgagtagttaaaattaacgggggtaagggtaaaattgtcattttctctataatattaaaaaataaactaaaatataatctatttttcccccctaaagtttgaaaactaaaatttttccccagcctaagttttaaaaaatggcagtttcactttagggtttggttttgaaatctccgacgacctctccggcttcGTTGCCGATGACCTCTCCAGCTTCGttgccgatgacctctccctcccaaagaaTCCTCTCTTTCTGGTGATCCctttcccagaagaagacctctagGAAGACAACcatcttcccagaagaagacgacggcttcgtcttcatctgggaagacgagaagacgaagaacttcgtctcatctcccaaggcgtctctgacgttgatcggacctccaaattgGAGGAAAGGGATCACCcaaaggagaggattcttcgggagggagaggtcgttggCAACGGAGcaggagaggtcgccggagatttcaaaaccaaaccctatggtgaaactatcattttttaaaacttaggctgagagaaaattttagttttcaaacatTAGGgcggcaaaaagagataaaattttcaggcattagggttctgttaaatttaacaggccataggtgggtgtttggtgtttccatagttaaaggggggacatttgagaaaacatcaaaccttgggtgggaaatagtcatttggtctttttcatcatgtaactacAGTATTTCTCCACCAcaagtgagggattataaataaaatattcggagTACTatcctcgattttaataattgaaaaataatttgtgtttaaaaattttaattaaagttttttaaaaatattgattaaatgggttgAACCGACCTGATTAAAGCCCAACTCAACCCAATTAAGGCTCATTATTATATGGGTCAGGCTTTGgacctttatatttcaataggCTGACCCGGTCCaaaggcccattactgtttgggcctcagACCCGACCCATTAACCCAATGGGTCGAGCTAGAGCCAACCCGACCCAACCCATTGCCATCTCTACTTTGAATGCATATTTTCTTTGTAGAGTATTCGTCTAgagaattattttataacatgCATACTTACAACTCTTACTATAGATCACACATATGACTTACTTAAACCAAGTCGAGTCAAAACCTGACAACATTTAGCTCTCATATTCTCAACTTACACCATAGTCACTATTCGTGCATTTATACGACTTAttctttaaacaaatattaaatttttgcaCATAGCTCATAGCATCCTTAGCCTCTCTTGGGTTAGTTCACTAGAATGGGAGTTTTGCCTATTGGAATGACTATTGTCTACTTTATTATCACATCGACATGTATGATTagaggtaaaatagtcatttataatattaaatattggcTAATATTGATTGTGAACTGaaataagttgaaattaaataataattcaatttcaacCTATAAACAACCATTCATAGGTCCATGGACAATCGATTGTAGCCTTCCATATTAGCATAAAGGATAAAAGCCATCTTTGCAATTTTAAACATGATGAACAACCGTTCTCTTGTAGGTTAAacatttattcatttgattatGAAAACTGTGTTTAAATTATGCATGTTGTTGTGATTTTGGGGGATAACACCAAAATATAAAAACGCATCAAGATAAAACTTTAGGGTGTGCTTGAGAGAAGAAATTTAACTTTGCAAATTCTATCTATAAGTGACGTTTCCAGCAAGGTTTGAAGGGGAAAATCATATAAAGAGGGGACGAGTTCTACAAAGAGGTAAGTAGGAACTTCACCTAAGGTTTCTGATAAGTTGTTAAGTGTGTAAGTATTATATGATGGTGATAATGATTGTTTCGTTGTTGATTGAGTGGTGTTTTGcttatttaaattatgatgatatgtctctatgtgtgtgtgtgtgtgtgtaaatataaattatgatgatATTTCTCTATGTgtgtatatgtgtgtatgtgtgcgTGTGTCTCTTTATGTAGCACCTATAACAGGTCACAAGTACATTGAATGAGTTTTCTTTGAGTTATTTATATGTGGGATGATGAGTATGATTTGGTTGGATATCGAATGTTTAGAAACATAACTAGGGCTTGAAATTTATCCCCTAAAGTTTCATAAGATATATGTTGATTGATAATGTGTTTTGACATGCTTTGTTATGAAAAATCTTGTTAAATTATACACTTAAGTATTATAGATTGTTTGGTAATGATTAGCCTTTGAAAACAATAGATTTTAGGCATTCCAAATGTCATGAATGGTCATGCATCATGTTAAGCTGAATTGAATGTTACTGGTTCATGCTTAAGTTGATTAAGTTTATGTAAtgttcaaactcaagcttaatAGAGTTTGTAGCTTAAGCTTGAGATAAGAGCTATtgactcaaacttgatttgagaaatataattaaatcatgttgcttattcatttattaattacccCTTATATCCAAGGTTCAATGTTGAGTTGAGTTGTATATACGAATTTTAACTTAAAGAGTTaccatacaaatatatataaattttaaagtttatttatattatacttGAGCGAACCATGAGCTTGTGAATCATTGAGTAGAAAAACAATGAGATCGAGTTCAACCCAAGTATAATACTTGAGTcactcgagcttgagctcaaacttgacttgTTAATAACTGAGTGGAGCTAAGTAATTTACGAGTGACTTGACTCATTTGTAGTGTTAACTAGTTCTATCTTTTAAGGGACGTTTagtttagataatgttttattactaaaattgaaatattcaattaaagataaattacttaaaagattattggatataaataattactatatttaataaaatttgataaattacttaaaagattattagatataaacaattactatatttaataaaatttgttcaaaTGTTTTAAAGAGCGTTTAGTTtgtataatgttttattattaaaattgaaaaattaccttgaagataaattatttaaaagattattgagtataaacaatTACTATCTTTTAAAGGGCGTttagtttagataattttttattactaaaattgaaagattaccttaaagatatattacttaaaagattattagatataaataattactatagtttggataatgttttaacaattactatatttaaacaaaatttcacaaCTATCTCACTCAGTCTATATCAATTCAAGAGTTAAAATTGTCCGAAATTcattcataataatattatatgtacaaacaaatcttaataacatgtttatacaatttaatatgataacatacgattaaatgattttgaagtaaaagaaaataaaaacaatcatATTATCCAATCAAATCCTACtactttaatttgtataaataaattacacataattttattcatttaaaaaaatatttacatgtgATCACAAAAAATCAAAAAGGGGAAAAACTAAATGAGGTTCCACTTTTAATTTCCTCCAAAGATTACGAAAAAAATACTATTGCATTTATCAAGCAACAATCACTAAAGTTTAAtgcaaaattactaaaaattatatgtcaaagactgtttaatcaatttaaagGGAGAGTGAATACCATCACTAGAATTCTTACACTaaattccaaaaatattttgtttaattaattacctacgtaaaatcaatataaatttccaaataaataataaaagtgtccaaaaattaaacttgagtatatataaaaatcagaaattcaattttcagcaaaaaaaaaaaaagaagaagataaaaacatGACTCAGGAGTCAGGATGATGCACACAAAAATCGAGACCAGTAAATAAAAAGtgtattgagtttttttaaagATCACAATAAACCCGGAATCATATTCTTATctaattagattaaatcaaaataaaatatttttagctcACAATTAGACAAATTTCCAACAAAGAAtgcttgtaaaataatatttaactgaAGAAATTAATTTCTAGAGGGCccaagtttttattatttgcataaaAACCCCATCTCTAtggttatttaaattaaaaatcctaTCATAAATGTGAATGAAATAgctataattattaattaattgaacatCAGGCAATACAAGGAAAAACCcacaaaaacacaaattaaaacgCTTTAAAACAACTCACgaggtaaaattaaaaataaacaaagccatgttaaaatatccaaaaaaaaaagcaaacaaacaaacgAAACAACGAAGAAAACAGAGGGAATATAATGAGTCCAAGAGTCTGGCATTTTTCTTATGGAAGAACTTCACCAAAACTGAAACTCGGAttctctttttaataaaatttcctCTTTTACCACTCAAGGGTTTAAGCTACCCTTGGTGGTAGAGCCGGCATTTTGTTAATTCGTCACTTGGAGAACAGAAGTCACAGCTTGAATGACTGTAAGTAGAATCAGAAAAACAGCGGCGAACAGGGAAAGGGTAGCCCATGGAGTGCTGAAATAATTCTGTATCAATATCGCTCTCCACTTGTTGCAGCTTTTTGCACGGTAATTTTCCATTTCTTCACAAAGATCtgagaaataaaaatgatcAGGATTCAAAGTTGTCACATTTGAGAGGTCATTCAAAAGAGTTGATGCTCCTTCTTTATCCGGCAGCCAATTTTCGATAATTTGTTTCTCAACAAGCAACTCAACATCCTTGGGAGTGTTGGCAAGATGATgaatgataaaaacataatcatTTATGTAATTATCGGAGCAATGACATTGCTCGAAAGCAATCAAATTTCGAAACAACGATCCAGTATGATACTGTGGCGTCAGTGGTAGAATTTCCAAAGTCCCCTTCTTGAAATTTATGTGAAATGAGTCTTTCCTTTCGCTCGGTTTGAAGTTGGCTCCCGCATTATGGAGTTGGATCACACTCGGTGCAATCACAGCTTTTCTTGTGTTCTTTTAGATTCTTGATTAAACTCTTTCACTTTTTCCTGCACATCGGATGGTAGATGGCAAATTCTTATGAAATCAAGTAAATGTTTAACTTTTACCTTCTTTGTAGGACCATTAAATTTCCCTAATTGCCCATTTACTCCCTGAAAAACCTCGAAAAATTTGTATGTAAGCTTGATGAACTGTGGCTTCGACGCCCGAAATATGCTACTCACTTTTTGTAGGTTAAAAATTTCCTCAAGAATGAAAAATGGAATTTGATTCTCAAGCAACCACATGTCGAACCGTATAAATAAAGACAAATATGAGCGCCTAAATATACGGTCTTCTGTCTTTCTCATTTCTACGAAACTACCTCTCAAAAAGAGTTCAACGATGAAGGCGGCGTCCACCAGAATTATTTCCACAAATGCATCGCTAtgaaatttgattgtttcatcatAACAACTACGTAATGTGTCTTCCTTCCCCCTTATCAACTTATAAAGTTCTTCGACACTTAAACGAGTTCGCTCAAGAAAGTCTTGCAGGTATCTTCGTTTTTCTTCTTCCAGAAATTCCAAGTGTGGTTCCCCATGGTGAAGAGGGCCAATGGAGACTAATTGAGGTGTATAAGTGTGGAATATGGCTTAAAAACGTATTAAGGAGAGTTTGGTCATTATAGGACTTATTAGGGTTATTAATGTCATTTTGTACATTGAGGG
It contains:
- the LOC123222973 gene encoding UPF0481 protein At3g47200-like; this translates as MTIFHTYTPQLVSIGPLHHGEPHLEFLEEEKRRYLQDFLERTRLSVEELYKLIRGKEDTLRSCYDETIKFHSDAFVEIILVDAAFIVELFLRGSFVEMRKTEDRIFRRSYLSLFIRFDMWLLENQIPFFILEEIFNLQKVSSIFRASKPQFIKLTYKFFEVFQGVNGQLGKFNGPTKKNTRKAVIAPSVIQLHNAGANFKPSERKDSFHINFKKGTLEILPLTPQYHTGSLFRNLIAFEQCHCSDNYINDYVFIIHHLANTPKDVELLVEKQIIENWLPDKEGASTLLNDLSNVTTLNPDHFYFSDLCEEMENYRAKSCNKWRAILIQNYFSTPWATLSLFAAVFLILLTVIQAVTSVLQVTN